In the genome of Deltaproteobacteria bacterium, the window ACCTTCGATCCCGCTCCGCCCCTGACCACGCAGGCCGCCATGGACGATCGCGATCCCGCCACCATCCGCCGCCATCTTCGCGATGCACTTCGCCCAAACGCACTCAAATGACTTCGCCAGATTTACGCGGATTCAGACCGCCGGACCCACTCCGGCCCGTGCGGCAGCGGCGCGTCGGCCGAGGCCACTTGGCTGGGCCAGCCGAGCTTCTTCTCCACCTGGCCTGCGACCGTGGTCTTCCCCACCTGGCGCGGCCCTACCAATACCTGCAACAGCGGTGGCTTACGTTGCAGTGCGCGGACGATGTCGGCCACGGCCGTGCGCTCAAAGGTCATGGTTGGAGCTTACAGGTCGGGAGCACCATGAGCAAGTTTACTCAATCACTGAGTACTTTTGCTCAGGCGTTAAGCACTGGCTGTCCTCCTTGCGGACCGGTCGTTCGCTGTTGCCGCGCGCGGCGGTGACTGGCAAGCCCTCATCAAGAGCAGTGGCAAGCAGCCGCACTCCGAATGCTACGCGATGGTCGGGACGAACCCCCGCGGGACTTCCGGCGTACCGGCGAGCCATAGAAATAACGCTGGCCGTAGGCCCTAGGTCAGCCGATCCAGCCACGAACGGATGGCGAGCGCGAACTCACTGAAGTCGCGCGGCGCCTTAGCGAGAGCGTCCGCGACCTTGGCGGGATCGATGCGCAGGTAGTCGTGGACCAGGATGTTGCGGAAGCCGCCGATTCCCCTCAGTCGGGCGTGCAACTTCTCATCGATCACGCCGTGCGCGGCGAGCTGCGTGACGACGTCTTCGTAATCCTGCGGGCTGACGCCGAAGTGGGCACTCAGGATGTGGTTCCCGATATCGAGGAGCACTTCAGCGCCGAGCTGCAGACCGCGTTCGGCGGCCCACTCCTCGCGCCGGTCGGAGAACGAGTCGGCTTCCGAGCGTGGGGCCAAGGTCTGCAGGCCGGAGATGATCTCTTCCAGCTTGAGGAGTCGCTCGCGGACCGACTCAGGCCGGAGAACCATCGATGCGCTCCTTCAATCGCTCGCCCGTCAGGCGCCACTGCGCCTCGACGAACGGCTTGAAGTCCCAATAGCGGGCGCGGGCGCGGGTGACGAACGCGACCTCGGCATCGTGATCGCGCGCGTACAAGCAACGGCCGGTCTCCGCGACCTCGTATGCCAGAACGACCGGCGCGTCGTTCAGCACCACCAGGTCGACGTTGACGTGAACGGCGCCAACAACCTCGGCGCGCAGTTGCAGCCGTTCGTCGGTCGACAGCGGCTTGTCGGTGAGCACGGCGACGTCGACGTCTCGGCACGCGGCACGCGTGGCGTCGGCGGCGGAGCCAAAGAGATAGACGAGACGAACGCGCGCATCACGCGCCAGGAGCCGGGCTGTGTGCTCGGCTGCTTGCCGCGCCCGTTGCGGACTGATCCGTGCCTGCTCCATGGCCCGATGCTTAGCACAGAATAGTCTGGCACTCACGCAGCCGGCGCGCGCCCGCCCCTCCCGTTTTTCATTCCTCCTGCCGGCGCCGCCTCGATCCGGTTGGGACACGGGCGGCGATCATGATAAGCACACTCCCAGGTGAACCGAACCGCCGGCTGCAACTCGCACAGACGCAGCCTCGACGACGCCTGCGGCACTACCGGGTGAGTGCGATGGTTTCCAATAAGCCGGAGAAGAGAATGGCAAACCGAAGACCGGAAACCCGAAATGCAAAACCGGTCGATGCCTGGCACCAATTCGATTGTCCGGTTTCCCGCTTCCTGTTCTTCATTCCCCTAGTCACATGACCCGCATCCTGATCGTTGACGACGACGAGAGGAGCCTCTACGCCCTCGGCGTGCTGCTGAGCGGCCGGGGCTACGAAGTGGCCGAGGCCCGGCACGGCGCCGAGGCGCTGGCCCAGGCCCGCCTCGCTCCGCCGCAGCTGATCGTCTCCGACCTGTTGATGCCGGTGATGGACGGCTACACGCTGCTGCGCCACTGGAAGGCCGACGCGCGGTTGCGGGCCATCCCGTTCGTCATCTACACCGCCACCTACACCGAGCCGCAGGACGAGAAGCTCGCGCTGGACCTGGGCGCGGACGCCTTTGTCATCAAACCCGCCGACCCGGAAGCGCTGATCGCGAGCATCGAAGAAATGCTGGCGAAGGCAACGCACGGCGACCTGTTGGCTCATCACGCGCCCAGCGTGCAGAAAGCGGCGGTGCTCAAGGAATACAGCGAGGTTCTCGTCCACAAGCTGGAGGAAAAGACCCGCGAGTTGGAGCAGGCCAACCGCGCGCTCGAACAGGACATCGCCGAGCGCAAACAGGCCGAGGAGAGACTGAGCCAGCGCACTCAAGAAATGGCCCTCCTGAACAAGGTCGGCTATCTGGTCAGCAGCAGCCTGTCCCTCGATCACGTGGTGCATGCTGCCATTGACGGAATCGCCGAGGCCTTGGGCCCCGACTTGATCCTGTTCTTCCTCAGGCAAAATGGAAGTCTGCAACTCCAGGCCATGGGACCAAGCGGCTCTCGGTTCAAGCATGACGACACGCCGATACACCGCGTCGGCGAGTGCCTGTGTGGCTCGGCGGCCCAGGATGGGGAGCCGATCTACAGCTTCGACATCTGCAACGATCCCCGATGCACGTGGGAAGAATGCAAGAAGGCCGGCCTCCGTTCCTTTGCCGCGCTGCCGCTGAAGCATGAGCACACAGTCATTGCCGTACTCGGGTTAGCCTCCGGAACTCCGCGGGATTTCGCAAAGCGGGCGCCGTTTCTCGAAACCCTCGCCGCGGAAATCGCCGTCGGCTTGCAGAACTCTCTCTTGCTGCAAGAGATCAGAAAGCGCTCTGCGGAGCTGGAGCAAGAAGTCGCCGAGCGCAAGCTCGCCCAGGCGGCGCAGCGCGAATTGCAGGCGCGTCTGCACGAGATCGTCGAGCAAGCACCCTACGGCATCCAAGTCTTTGCGCTCAACGGTTCGTTGATCCACGTCAACGAAGCCTGGCAAGGCCTCTGGCAGCTCCCGCGCAGCGCCTTGGAGGGATACAATCTGCTGCACGACGAGCAATTGCGCGCCGCCGGGCTGATGCCGTTGATCGAACGTGCGTTCGCCGGCGAAGCCGTCGCACTGCCGGAGATTCTGTACGATCCGGGACGGCATAACCAGCCCGGGCCGCCGCGTTGGGTGGACGCCTTCCTGTACCCGCTGCGCGATCACCACGGCCACATATCTGAGGCGGTGCTGGTGACCCGCGACATCACCGACCGCAAGCGGGCGGAGGAAGCGCTGCGCCTCTCGGAAGAACGGTTCGCCACGTTGTTCCGCTCCAGCCCCGATGCGATCACGCTGACGTCGCTGGCCAGCGGCCGTATTGTCGAAGCCAATGAGAGCGCGTCCCGCCTCACCGGGTATAGCCATGACGAGCTCATCGGCCACAGCAGCAAAGAGCTGAACCTGTGGGCCAACCCCGCCGACCGTGACCGCTATACCGCCTTGTTGCTGAGCGACCGCCGCGTGACCGACTTCGAGGCGGATTTCCGCACCAAGTCCGGCGAGTTGCGCGCCGGCCTCATCTCCGGCGAGCTGATCAGCTTCCCCGACGGCCAATACATCCTGGGGGTGATTCGCGACGTCACGGAACGGAAGCGGGCCGCGGAGGCACTGCGGGAGAGCGAAGAGCGCTATCGTGTCATTGCCGAGCTGATCTCCGACTACGCCTACCAATTCCGCGTCGACGCCGATGGCGTGCCGGTCAATGAGTGGGTGACGGAGTCGTTCATGCGCGTCGTTGGCCTCCCACTGGGAGAGATGCGCGCCCGCGGGGGCTGGAGCCGCTTCATCCATGCCGACGACTGGCCGGTGGTGCGGCAGCAT includes:
- a CDS encoding ATP-binding protein, whose amino-acid sequence is MTFERTAVADIVRALQRKPPLLQVLVGPRQVGKTTVAGQVEKKLGWPSQVASADAPLPHGPEWVRRSESA
- a CDS encoding DUF86 domain-containing protein encodes the protein MVLRPESVRERLLKLEEIISGLQTLAPRSEADSFSDRREEWAAERGLQLGAEVLLDIGNHILSAHFGVSPQDYEDVVTQLAAHGVIDEKLHARLRGIGGFRNILVHDYLRIDPAKVADALAKAPRDFSEFALAIRSWLDRLT
- a CDS encoding nucleotidyltransferase domain-containing protein is translated as MEQARISPQRARQAAEHTARLLARDARVRLVYLFGSAADATRAACRDVDVAVLTDKPLSTDERLQLRAEVVGAVHVNVDLVVLNDAPVVLAYEVAETGRCLYARDHDAEVAFVTRARARYWDFKPFVEAQWRLTGERLKERIDGSPA
- a CDS encoding PAS domain S-box protein; this encodes MTRILIVDDDERSLYALGVLLSGRGYEVAEARHGAEALAQARLAPPQLIVSDLLMPVMDGYTLLRHWKADARLRAIPFVIYTATYTEPQDEKLALDLGADAFVIKPADPEALIASIEEMLAKATHGDLLAHHAPSVQKAAVLKEYSEVLVHKLEEKTRELEQANRALEQDIAERKQAEERLSQRTQEMALLNKVGYLVSSSLSLDHVVHAAIDGIAEALGPDLILFFLRQNGSLQLQAMGPSGSRFKHDDTPIHRVGECLCGSAAQDGEPIYSFDICNDPRCTWEECKKAGLRSFAALPLKHEHTVIAVLGLASGTPRDFAKRAPFLETLAAEIAVGLQNSLLLQEIRKRSAELEQEVAERKLAQAAQRELQARLHEIVEQAPYGIQVFALNGSLIHVNEAWQGLWQLPRSALEGYNLLHDEQLRAAGLMPLIERAFAGEAVALPEILYDPGRHNQPGPPRWVDAFLYPLRDHHGHISEAVLVTRDITDRKRAEEALRLSEERFATLFRSSPDAITLTSLASGRIVEANESASRLTGYSHDELIGHSSKELNLWANPADRDRYTALLLSDRRVTDFEADFRTKSGELRAGLISGELISFPDGQYILGVIRDVTERKRAAEALRESEERYRVIAELISDYAYQFRVDADGVPVNEWVTESFMRVVGLPLGEMRARGGWSRFIHADDWPVVRQHIARVVSTGDDVCEFRFVTIAGESRWVRNYARLAREPTAGAPARIYGAAQDLTERKRAEAALRENEERLARIVETTPDAIVILDRNGRISFANPAAEQIMGLSRSTIATRVYNDPAWAVTTVDGQPFPDEELPFSRVMRSGQSAYGIEQVIAHPDGRHVVLSVNAAPLYDAAGTVVGMVAAFTDITERKRAEAALRKKEHLLSESQRVARIGSWGWDLTGPIEWTDETYRVYGVSPETFTPTIESLVNLLHPEDRAAMQRWIEACAAGQSPDDIEFRAILPDGSIRLLSGRGELIGATENRPAFMAGTVQDITERKQAEEERERLQAALRRSETMAAIGGVVAGVAHEVRNPLFAITASLDAFEPRLAKHEEYQRFLAVLRSESNRLRDLMRDLLDYGRPHVLELAPGHIGAVIAEAAAVCAPLAQQAGVHIATGGTHRMELPVMMDRGRLCQVFQNLLQNALQLSARGTTVTVDMHAVEQDGAVWLECAVADCGPGFPETDLPRIFEPFFSRRKGGTGLGLSIVQRIVEEHGGSVRAANRPEGGAVVTVRLPLAG